The Luteimonas sp. YGD11-2 genome has a window encoding:
- a CDS encoding homoserine kinase, which produces MTSSASHAPTHAEAFSPGGVGNIGVGFDLLGHTIHGPGDRAIVQRVPAPGVHITGVHGDAHGASTLPLDATRNTAGRALLSLLEATGAAHGFELELHKGIALGSGLGGSAASAVAAVVAGNALLQAPLPRMALYPHALAGEAVATDSVQGDNVGPMLTGGIALATPDRLLRLDAPELWCAVVHPHFVLETRHARAVLAQPYPLAQVVRHGTHLALFLTGLARGDHELIAAGLQDILVEPRRAPLVPGFAAVKAAAMDHGALGASLSGAGPSVFGWFATRDHAARALQAMRGAFADAGLDSQGWVGPVNGPRAELVRSWTGG; this is translated from the coding sequence ATGACATCCAGCGCATCCCATGCACCCACGCACGCCGAAGCCTTTTCGCCTGGTGGCGTCGGCAATATCGGCGTCGGCTTCGACCTGCTCGGCCACACCATCCACGGCCCCGGCGACCGCGCCATCGTGCAGCGCGTGCCGGCACCGGGCGTGCACATCACCGGGGTCCATGGCGATGCCCATGGCGCGTCCACGCTGCCGCTGGACGCCACACGCAATACCGCGGGCCGCGCGCTGCTGTCGTTGCTGGAGGCGACCGGCGCCGCGCATGGTTTCGAACTGGAGCTGCACAAGGGGATCGCGCTCGGTTCCGGGCTGGGTGGTTCCGCCGCCTCCGCGGTTGCCGCCGTGGTTGCCGGCAACGCGCTGCTGCAGGCACCGCTGCCGCGCATGGCGCTCTACCCGCATGCGCTCGCCGGCGAGGCGGTCGCCACCGACAGCGTGCAGGGCGACAACGTCGGCCCGATGCTGACCGGCGGCATCGCGCTGGCCACCCCCGACCGCCTGCTGCGGCTGGACGCACCCGAGCTGTGGTGCGCGGTCGTGCATCCGCATTTCGTGCTGGAGACGCGCCACGCGCGCGCGGTGCTCGCCCAGCCCTACCCACTTGCCCAGGTGGTCCGGCATGGCACACACCTGGCGCTGTTCCTGACCGGACTGGCACGGGGCGACCATGAGCTGATCGCCGCCGGCCTGCAGGACATCCTGGTCGAGCCGCGACGTGCGCCGCTGGTGCCCGGTTTCGCCGCGGTCAAGGCCGCGGCGATGGATCACGGCGCGCTGGGCGCCAGCCTGTCCGGTGCCGGCCCGAGCGTGTTCGGCTGGTTCGCGACCCGCGACCACGCGGCACGCGCGCTGCAGGCGATGCGAGGCGCGTTCGCCGACGCCGGCCTCGACAGCCAAGGCTGGGTCGGGCCGGTCAACGGGCCACGCGCGGAACTGGTCCGCAGCTGGACCGGGGGTTAG
- the thiC gene encoding phosphomethylpyrimidine synthase ThiC: MNAASSELARQAEQLSADVVRPIPGSRKIHVAGPYADIRVAMREVVLERTPTLFGGEDNPPLAVYDTSGPYTDPDASIDLTRGLPRLREGWIAARGDTLELPGPSSDFGRRRETDPKLDAIRFGNRPRPRRALPGANVTQMHYARRGIVTAEMEYIAVRENQRLDVLADAGLRAQHPGESFGASIPARITAEFVRDEVARGRAIIPCNINHPESEPMIIGRNFLTKVNANIGNSAVSSGIAEEVEKLVWAIRWGADNVMDLSTGKHIHETREWIIRNSPVPIGTVPIYQALEKVDGRAEELTWELFRDTLIEQAEQGVDYFTIHAGVRLAHVPLTARRVTGIVSRGGSIMAKWCLAHHRESFLYERFEEICEIMKAYDVAFSLGDGLRPGSIADANDAAQFAELETLGELTRIAWSHDVQTMIEGPGHVPMQLIRENMDRQLACCGEAPFYTLGPLTTDIAPGYDHITSAIGAALIGWYGTAMLCYVTPKEHLGLPDRHDVREGLMAYRIAAHAADLAKGHPGAQARDNALSKARFEFRWQDQFNLGLDPERAREYHDATLPKDAHKAAHFCSMCGPQFCSMKITQDVRDYAAAQGVDAQAALTAGMQAKADEFRAAGGEVYQPG; this comes from the coding sequence ATGAATGCAGCGTCATCCGAACTGGCCCGCCAGGCCGAACAACTGTCCGCCGACGTCGTGCGCCCGATCCCGGGCTCGCGCAAGATCCATGTGGCCGGCCCGTACGCCGACATCCGCGTGGCCATGCGCGAGGTCGTCCTCGAGCGCACTCCGACCCTGTTCGGCGGCGAGGACAACCCGCCGCTGGCCGTGTACGACACCTCCGGCCCGTACACCGATCCCGACGCGTCGATCGACCTCACGCGCGGATTGCCGCGACTGCGCGAGGGCTGGATCGCCGCGCGTGGCGACACGCTCGAATTGCCCGGCCCGAGCTCGGATTTCGGCCGCCGCCGCGAGACCGATCCGAAGCTCGATGCGATCCGCTTCGGCAACCGCCCGCGCCCGCGCCGCGCGCTGCCGGGTGCCAACGTGACGCAGATGCATTACGCGCGCCGCGGGATCGTCACTGCGGAAATGGAGTACATCGCCGTGCGCGAGAACCAGCGGCTGGACGTGCTCGCCGATGCGGGCCTGCGTGCGCAGCACCCGGGCGAGTCGTTCGGTGCGTCGATCCCGGCGCGCATCACCGCGGAGTTCGTGCGCGACGAGGTGGCACGCGGCCGCGCGATCATCCCCTGCAACATCAACCATCCGGAAAGCGAGCCGATGATCATCGGCCGCAACTTCCTGACCAAGGTCAACGCCAACATCGGCAACTCCGCGGTGTCCTCGGGCATCGCCGAGGAAGTGGAGAAGCTGGTCTGGGCGATCCGCTGGGGCGCGGACAACGTCATGGACCTGTCGACCGGAAAGCACATTCACGAAACCCGCGAGTGGATCATCCGCAATTCGCCGGTGCCGATCGGCACGGTGCCGATCTACCAGGCACTGGAGAAGGTCGACGGCCGCGCCGAGGAACTCACCTGGGAGCTCTTCCGCGACACCCTGATCGAGCAGGCGGAGCAGGGCGTGGACTATTTCACCATCCACGCCGGCGTGCGCCTGGCCCATGTGCCGCTGACTGCCAGGCGCGTGACCGGCATCGTCAGCCGCGGCGGCTCGATCATGGCCAAGTGGTGTCTGGCCCACCATCGCGAGAGCTTCCTCTACGAACGCTTCGAGGAGATCTGCGAAATCATGAAGGCCTATGACGTCGCCTTCAGCCTCGGCGACGGCCTGCGACCCGGGTCGATCGCCGATGCCAACGACGCCGCCCAGTTCGCCGAGCTCGAGACCCTGGGCGAACTGACGAGGATCGCGTGGTCGCACGACGTGCAGACCATGATCGAAGGGCCCGGCCATGTGCCGATGCAGCTGATCAGGGAGAACATGGACCGCCAGCTGGCCTGTTGCGGCGAGGCGCCGTTCTACACCCTCGGACCACTGACCACGGACATCGCGCCGGGCTACGACCACATCACCAGTGCCATTGGCGCCGCCCTGATCGGCTGGTACGGCACCGCGATGCTCTGCTATGTCACGCCGAAAGAGCACCTCGGCCTGCCCGACAGGCACGACGTGCGCGAAGGGCTGATGGCCTACCGCATCGCCGCGCATGCCGCCGATCTCGCCAAGGGCCACCCGGGCGCGCAGGCGCGCGACAACGCGCTGTCGAAGGCACGCTTCGAGTTCCGCTGGCAGGACCAGTTCAATCTCGGTCTGGACCCGGAGCGCGCCCGCGAGTACCACGACGCCACGCTGCCGAAGGACGCGCACAAGGCGGCGCACTTCTGCTCGATGTGTGGCCCGCAGTTCTGCTCGATGAAGATCACCCAGGACGTGCGCGACTATGCGGCTGCGCAGGGGGTCGATGCACAGGCTGCGCTCACCGCCGGCATGCAGGCGAAGGCCGACGAGTTCCGGGCCGCCGGCGGCGAGGTGTACCAGCCGGGCTGA
- a CDS encoding DUF4136 domain-containing protein, with translation MRTSRRLAAWLFGLCALALLAGCATGPRVSTEADPRADFSQYRTWAFYTPLALESHGYETATSEVAKAAIRAQMESRGYRYQPQDPDIWVNVNAYLQRRTDVSTTPTVDYAYYYSYRGRGYVAVPYWNERTHVHRYTEGTMNVDIVDRRQNRLVWEGIAVGRVGRNTPAERDARINATLAEIFARYPHRAGMGASSLPQ, from the coding sequence ATGCGTACCTCCCGTCGTCTCGCCGCCTGGCTCTTCGGCCTGTGCGCGCTCGCCCTGCTCGCCGGTTGCGCGACCGGCCCACGCGTCAGCACCGAAGCCGATCCGCGCGCCGACTTCTCGCAGTACCGGACGTGGGCCTTCTACACGCCGCTCGCGCTCGAAAGCCATGGCTATGAAACCGCGACCAGCGAAGTCGCGAAGGCGGCGATCCGGGCGCAGATGGAAAGCCGCGGCTACCGGTACCAGCCGCAGGACCCGGACATCTGGGTCAACGTCAACGCCTACCTGCAGCGTCGCACCGACGTCTCGACCACGCCCACCGTGGACTACGCCTACTACTACAGCTATCGCGGCCGCGGCTACGTCGCGGTGCCGTACTGGAACGAGCGTACCCACGTGCACCGCTATACCGAGGGCACGATGAACGTGGACATCGTCGATCGCCGGCAGAACCGTCTGGTCTGGGAGGGGATTGCGGTGGGTCGGGTCGGCCGGAACACGCCGGCCGAGCGCGACGCCCGGATCAACGCGACGCTTGCGGAGATCTTCGCGCGCTATCCGCATCGTGCGGGCATGGGTGCATCGTCTCTGCCGCAGTGA
- a CDS encoding winged helix-turn-helix domain-containing protein, whose protein sequence is MRPVDLDRWRVGDASVDALTREISMPGARRAVRVTPKALAVLRVLAAQPGQVVTRRALLDEVWSETMPTDDVLTQAITQLRKAFGSGPGGADEGRAYIETIAKSGYRLLRDVTAIGDDAVATDVAAAPTPHAPTDAAAPTDARQEPSPVAATARHHAAGAAPVRRWWAAVAVTCLTLAVVGAMFWSHARDNDGPEAPVGSQAARLITSSMGFKGSPSLSPDGRQVAYAAADGMAGSTGSVILVQPTHNAPARVLAPAPAGTAVTDSVPRWSPDGRDLAFLRRSGGKACAVMVADVRGNDAREVARCDGARTVSFDWTADGSGLLFGTMDGEFAAPGLRVLDLGSGAWQPLAYDHVPGAIDHAPRVSPDGAWILFARNPQLGDLWRVPAAGGRAEQLTTLNSELRGWAWADGGRVVFGRRVDSEVRLYALDPVSGAISDLGFDDAQAPSMVPATGALAFVRRNLRFGLFRIAVDGSGGIDKQRLFASNGRDNTPAVSPDGSRLAFASDRAGPYELWLAELADPSAAPVPVPGITPIGSHAPTWSVDGRHLLVAGATDPVDLGATALYEVDAASGAVRRLEVPVRNPVQALRLDPRQLVVAAQAGDGTLQLALLMADERGWRQLRALDDVSHFLHDPASGRLLFSRLSADGLWEASLDLRPDSVRQVDPHHPRRVHYRGWSPSVGGAIDYVVAAPGCRTQLNRFGGSDGSRQLCLSVERRAATSGFSSSTRDGTVYLSMVIDDGMEIGFTHLPKRRPTSTLGIVNLLKPKGKPVS, encoded by the coding sequence GTGCGCCCTGTCGATCTCGATCGCTGGCGTGTGGGCGATGCCTCGGTCGATGCGCTCACGCGCGAGATCTCGATGCCGGGCGCACGCCGGGCGGTCCGCGTCACCCCCAAGGCGCTCGCGGTGCTGCGGGTGCTTGCAGCCCAGCCCGGGCAGGTGGTCACGCGCCGCGCGCTGTTGGACGAAGTCTGGTCGGAAACGATGCCGACCGACGACGTCCTGACCCAGGCGATCACGCAGCTGCGCAAGGCCTTCGGAAGCGGGCCCGGCGGCGCGGACGAGGGGCGCGCCTATATCGAGACCATCGCCAAGAGCGGCTACCGGCTGCTGCGCGATGTGACTGCAATCGGCGACGACGCCGTGGCCACCGATGTGGCCGCGGCCCCGACGCCGCATGCGCCGACAGACGCGGCCGCACCCACGGACGCCCGGCAGGAGCCGTCACCCGTCGCCGCCACGGCGCGGCACCATGCGGCGGGAGCGGCTCCTGTACGGCGCTGGTGGGCGGCGGTCGCGGTGACCTGTCTGACGCTTGCCGTGGTCGGCGCGATGTTCTGGTCGCACGCGCGTGACAACGATGGCCCGGAGGCGCCGGTGGGGTCGCAGGCCGCCCGCCTGATCACCTCCAGCATGGGGTTCAAGGGCTCGCCCTCGCTGTCACCCGACGGCCGCCAGGTGGCCTACGCCGCGGCCGATGGCATGGCGGGATCGACGGGCAGCGTGATCCTGGTGCAACCCACGCACAACGCACCGGCACGCGTGCTCGCACCGGCGCCCGCCGGTACGGCGGTGACCGACTCGGTGCCGCGCTGGTCACCCGACGGCCGCGACCTCGCCTTCCTGCGCCGTTCCGGCGGCAAGGCCTGCGCGGTGATGGTGGCCGACGTGCGCGGGAACGATGCACGCGAGGTGGCGCGGTGCGACGGCGCGCGGACGGTGAGTTTCGACTGGACCGCCGACGGCAGCGGCTTGCTGTTCGGCACCATGGACGGCGAGTTCGCGGCGCCCGGCCTGCGTGTGCTGGATCTGGGGTCCGGAGCCTGGCAGCCGCTCGCCTACGACCATGTGCCGGGCGCCATCGACCATGCGCCGCGGGTCTCGCCGGACGGCGCGTGGATCCTGTTCGCGCGCAACCCGCAGCTGGGCGACCTGTGGCGGGTGCCCGCAGCCGGCGGGCGCGCCGAGCAGCTGACCACGCTCAACAGCGAACTGCGCGGCTGGGCCTGGGCCGACGGCGGGCGCGTCGTATTCGGGCGGCGCGTCGACTCCGAGGTGCGGCTGTACGCGCTCGACCCGGTGAGCGGTGCGATCTCCGACCTGGGTTTCGACGACGCGCAGGCGCCTTCGATGGTGCCGGCCACCGGGGCGCTGGCGTTCGTGCGCCGCAACCTGCGGTTTGGCCTGTTCCGCATCGCCGTCGATGGATCGGGCGGCATCGACAAGCAGCGCCTGTTCGCGTCCAACGGGCGTGACAACACGCCGGCGGTATCGCCCGATGGCAGCCGCCTGGCGTTCGCGTCCGACCGTGCCGGCCCATACGAGCTGTGGCTGGCGGAGCTGGCCGATCCGTCAGCGGCGCCGGTGCCGGTGCCCGGGATCACCCCGATCGGCAGCCATGCACCCACCTGGTCGGTCGACGGCCGGCACCTGCTGGTGGCCGGTGCCACCGATCCCGTGGATCTCGGGGCCACCGCACTCTACGAAGTGGATGCCGCCAGCGGCGCCGTCCGCCGGCTCGAGGTGCCGGTGCGCAATCCGGTGCAGGCCCTGCGGCTGGATCCACGACAACTGGTGGTGGCCGCGCAGGCAGGCGATGGCACCTTGCAGCTCGCGCTGCTGATGGCCGACGAGCGCGGCTGGCGGCAGCTGCGTGCGCTGGACGACGTCTCGCATTTCCTGCACGACCCCGCGTCCGGGCGGCTCCTGTTCTCGCGACTGTCCGCCGACGGGCTGTGGGAGGCGTCGCTCGATCTGCGCCCGGACAGCGTGCGCCAGGTGGATCCGCATCACCCACGGCGTGTCCATTACCGCGGCTGGTCGCCCTCCGTGGGTGGCGCCATCGACTACGTGGTCGCCGCGCCGGGGTGCCGCACCCAGCTCAACCGCTTCGGCGGCTCCGATGGTTCGCGCCAGCTGTGCCTGAGCGTGGAGCGGCGTGCCGCCACCAGCGGCTTCAGCAGCAGCACGCGCGACGGCACGGTCTACCTGTCGATGGTGATCGACGACGGCATGGAAATCGGCTTCACCCACCTGCCGAAGCGGCGTCCGACATCGACACTCGGGATCGTCAACCTGTTGAAACCGAAGGGAAAACCGGTTTCGTAA